A genomic segment from Pseudomonadota bacterium encodes:
- a CDS encoding phosphotransferase, translating into MRTVELYENTVKKKDEPSLLRIEVEKARQGYKIAKNTGLFCTPKVIDYDEVSGIVIFERLRGLQMMKDILAFSPTMELVSRIGKVLAEIHSNLILPDEMRKPLPDEFQAPGDSQVFIHGDFNVENVLFMGQYDTIAVIDWQMTSVHGGEATWGTRFFDIAWFINTLFYRPIYRYIGALHEAPWAQIFLRSYSEASKEAINEDQFRSYMERFFRLKMAQRRSSLNPLQRMSLVPANSRFFRFIKSFKLQ; encoded by the coding sequence ATGCGTACTGTAGAATTATATGAAAATACAGTAAAAAAGAAAGATGAGCCGTCGCTATTGCGTATTGAGGTCGAAAAAGCACGGCAAGGCTACAAGATTGCCAAAAATACAGGCCTTTTTTGCACACCAAAGGTGATTGATTATGATGAGGTTTCGGGAATAGTAATTTTCGAAAGGCTCCGTGGACTTCAAATGATGAAGGACATATTAGCCTTTTCGCCCACTATGGAGTTGGTATCTCGTATTGGAAAAGTATTAGCAGAGATTCATAGCAATTTGATACTACCCGACGAGATGCGAAAACCACTTCCTGACGAGTTTCAGGCTCCCGGTGATTCGCAGGTATTTATTCATGGTGATTTTAATGTGGAAAACGTTCTTTTTATGGGCCAATATGACACAATCGCTGTAATAGATTGGCAGATGACCTCAGTACATGGTGGTGAGGCAACTTGGGGAACGCGATTCTTTGATATTGCATGGTTCATCAATACGTTATTTTACCGCCCAATATACCGATATATAGGTGCCTTGCATGAGGCGCCTTGGGCGCAAATTTTTCTCCGAAGTTATTCAGAAGCCTCGAAAGAAGCCATCAATGAAGACCAGTTTCGATCGTACATGGAAAGGTTCTTTAGACTGAAAATGGCCCAAAGGCGATCATCATTAAATCCATTACAAAGAATGTCGTTGGTACCAGCAAACTCCCGTTTCTTTCGATTTATAAAGTCATTTAAACTTCAATAG
- a CDS encoding polysaccharide biosynthesis C-terminal domain-containing protein, with protein MRSGLRNFITNFGSKIMMVLFGLASQSIIARLLGPSGRGSYAVALLFANILTMLFVVGTDTAGRYYVLNRRFTLSEGVTHILVCGLLGCVLSIGVGLLIMKFPLSFLTKSSPLCFYLSLATIPLSLFSYAFLTLLAANDKFGWYFLIGAGSSFLGLILNIVFLWFLRLGVAGVIMALSVNQAVTIVVVLMVLRIKYGLKLARPTWQGVIDMFSYGGRYYVGKISNKVNFQIGNIILAFFASQADIGLFSLAVGITSYIMLIPDSLGDIMMPRIAADLRGKPELTAQACRMVGLITGSALLILVLFAKPIIILLFSRAFEPMVPILQIVTVGFFFRSACKMIEYYFLMTNRPGVSSTATAIGVAVNLFLMWWLLPIMGLFGAAISMSISYIISSLILVLLYCRKTGTGFTELCCQRRTDWQLLSESARRLYVKLNGQVP; from the coding sequence ATGCGAAGCGGTCTTCGCAATTTTATAACTAACTTCGGTTCAAAAATCATGATGGTTCTCTTTGGGTTGGCGTCTCAATCCATTATAGCCAGATTGCTGGGTCCTTCCGGGCGCGGGTCTTATGCCGTGGCACTGCTTTTTGCGAATATTCTGACAATGCTATTTGTCGTTGGTACAGATACAGCAGGACGATACTATGTTTTAAACCGGCGTTTTACATTGTCAGAAGGTGTAACACACATATTGGTATGCGGCCTGTTAGGGTGTGTTCTATCCATAGGTGTCGGATTGCTAATAATGAAATTTCCGCTGTCGTTCCTGACAAAGTCGAGCCCCCTCTGTTTTTACTTATCTTTAGCCACGATTCCTTTATCTCTTTTTTCATATGCATTCTTAACGTTACTTGCAGCAAACGATAAATTCGGCTGGTATTTTTTGATAGGGGCCGGAAGTTCTTTCCTCGGTTTAATTCTTAATATCGTATTTCTATGGTTTCTTCGGTTGGGGGTTGCCGGTGTTATTATGGCTCTTAGTGTTAATCAGGCAGTCACTATCGTAGTGGTGCTCATGGTCCTGCGCATTAAATATGGATTAAAACTTGCTCGCCCCACATGGCAAGGGGTTATCGATATGTTTAGTTATGGTGGTCGATACTATGTGGGGAAAATCAGCAACAAAGTAAACTTTCAGATTGGTAATATAATTTTGGCATTTTTTGCAAGCCAGGCGGACATTGGCCTGTTTTCTTTGGCTGTCGGTATAACGAGCTACATCATGCTTATTCCGGATTCTCTCGGCGATATTATGATGCCGCGCATAGCAGCCGACCTTCGAGGAAAACCCGAATTGACAGCACAGGCCTGCCGTATGGTTGGTTTGATTACTGGTTCCGCCCTTTTGATACTGGTATTGTTTGCGAAGCCGATTATCATTCTTCTTTTTTCTCGAGCGTTTGAACCTATGGTGCCGATTTTACAGATTGTCACAGTCGGATTTTTCTTTCGGTCCGCTTGCAAGATGATAGAGTACTATTTCCTAATGACCAATCGCCCTGGGGTTTCGTCAACCGCAACGGCAATAGGAGTTGCAGTAAACCTGTTTTTGATGTGGTGGCTTTTGCCGATTATGGGGCTTTTTGGTGCAGCTATATCAATGAGCATTTCATACATCATCAGCAGTTTAATCCTTGTATTGCTGTATTGCCGAAAAACAGGAACCGGATTTACGGAATTATGTTGCCAAAGGAGGACTGATTGGCAGTTGCTTTCAGAAAGTGCTCGCAGGCTATATGTGAAATTAAACGGCCAAGTGCCATGA